Within the Kribbella aluminosa genome, the region GCAGCTGTCGTTCTCGCTGTTCACCGACTTCGAGAACTTCAGCACGTTCAAGCCCGGGCCGCAGTACGCCGAGCAGGCCGCGGTGCTCTTCGACCAGCTCGAGTCCTGGGCGGCGGCACTCCAGCAGGTCCGCGCCGGTCAGCCGGTGGCAGCATGAACGTCGCCGCCTGGATCGTCTCCGGCGTACTCGCCGCACTCTTCCTGATGTCCGGCGTCATGAAGGTCCCCGCCACCAAGGCAGCCCTCGCCGCGAACCCGCGGATGGGCTGGGCGGCCCCGTTCCCGATCGGCCTGATCAAGTTCATCGGCCTCGCCGAGATCGCCGGCGCGATCGGCCTGATCCTCCCCCGCGCCCTCAACCTCGCCCCCTGGCTCACCCCAACCGCAGCCATCGGCCTGGCCGCCATCATGCTCGGCGCGATCATCACCCACGCCCGCCGCTCCGAGTTCCAGAGCGTCGCAGTCAACGTCGTACTGCTCGCCCTAGCAGTCTTCGTCGCCACCCAACGCTTCTGACTCCGTCACCCGTCGTGGGCCATGTCCACAAACCGCGAGTAATGCCCCTGGAACGCCACCACCACATCCGCAGTCGGCCCGTTCCGATGCTTGGCCACGATAAAGTCCGCCTCACCCGGCCGGGTCGACTCCCGCTCGTAGGCATCTTCGCGATGCAACAGGATGACAACGTCGGCATCCTGTTCGAGCGATCCCGATTCGCGGAGGTCGGAGGCCATGGGGCGTTTGTCGGAGCGTTGTTCGGAGCCTCGGTTCAGCTGGCAGATGGCGACCACCGGTAGCTCGAGCTCCTTGGCGAGGAGTTTGATCGAGCGGGAGAACTCGGAGACTTCGAGCTGGCGGGACTCGACCTTCTTGCCGGACGTCATCAGCTGCAGGTAGTCGATGATGATCAGCTTCAGGTCGTGGCGCTGTTTGAGGCGGCGGGCCTTGGCGCGGATCTCCATCATCGTCAGGTTCGGCGAGTCGTCGATGAACAGCGGGGCCTCGGAGACCTCGCCCATCTTGCGGGCCAGCCGGGCCCAGTCCTCGTCGGTCATCTTGCCGTTGCGCATGTGGTGCAGCGGCACCTTGGCCTCGGCGGAGAGCAGCCGCATGGTGATCTCGTTGCGGCTCATCTCCAGCGA harbors:
- a CDS encoding DoxX family protein, translating into MNVAAWIVSGVLAALFLMSGVMKVPATKAALAANPRMGWAAPFPIGLIKFIGLAEIAGAIGLILPRALNLAPWLTPTAAIGLAAIMLGAIITHARRSEFQSVAVNVVLLALAVFVATQRF